Proteins encoded by one window of Fusarium graminearum PH-1 chromosome 1, whole genome shotgun sequence:
- a CDS encoding 60S ribosomal protein L16, with translation MKPTSTSALLNAFQGLRLCTSLPLRQLRAPLQQTSKTLDATRRLQNVRAFSTTSSMLGSWLEPNLNRKKKMAKGRPRVATGGSTKGTTVLFGEYGLRMTDHHRRISAKQLKMAEDTIKVRLRGQKYRLYKRKNCNVGVYVSGNDMRMGKGKGSFDHWATRMAVSQILFEIRGKLHEQVVRDAFRLAGNKLPGQWEFVKRGDAPMVGITKLDGVTLEELKRPRRQIAPIELLEASKDTAETLVGSTSEASRNP, from the exons ATGAAGCCTACCAGCACGTCGGCATTACTCAATGCTTTCCAGGGCTTGAGGTTATGCACCTCTTTGCCTCTGAGACAACTTCGTGCGCCCCTCCAGCAAACGTCCAAGACGCTTGATGCGACCCGACGACTCCAAAATGTCCGAGCCTTTTCGACAACCTCATCAATGCTGGGCAGCTGGCTGGAACCCAATCTGAaccgaaagaagaagatggccaaggGTCGACCTCGTGTCGCAACGGGTGGTTCTACCAAGGGTACGACGGTGCTCTTTGGCGAATACGGTCTCCGAATGACGGATCACCACCGAAGAATCAGCGCAAAGCAACTAAAGATGGCCGAGGACACCATTAAAGTGCGACTTCGAGGACAAAAATACCGACTATATAAGCGAAAGAACTGTAACGTCGGTGTTTACGTCAGCGGTAATGAT ATGCGTATGGGTAAGGGTAAGGGTTCTTTTGACCATTGGGCCACCCGAATGGCTGTGAGCCAAATTCTTTTCGAGATCCGAGGAAAACTTCACGAACAAGTTGTGAGGGATGCCTTCCGCTTGGCTGGAAACAAGCTGCCTG GCCAGTGGGAATTCGTAAAGAGGGGAGATGCTCCAATGGTTGGAATCACCAAGTTGGATGGTGTTACTCTGGAAGAGTTGAAGAGACCTCGACGACAGATTGCTCCCATAGAGCTGCTAGAGGCTTCCAAGGACACAGCAGAGACCCTTGTTGGAAGCACATCTGAGGCTTCCCGCAACCCTTAG
- a CDS encoding replication factor C subunit 5, which produces MALIVDKHRPRSLDALTYHDELSERLRSLAQNGDVPHLLVYGPSGAGKKTRIVATLKELYGPGVEKIKIDARVFQTSSNRKLEFNIVASIYHLEITPSDVGNYDRVVVQDLLKEVAQTQQVDQSARQKFKVVVINEADHLTRDAQAALRRTMEKYSPNLRLILLANSTANIIAPIRSRTLLVRVAAPTHEEICNVLAVSAKKENWPVVQGLHQRIAEESGRNLRRALLMYEAVHAQNDKVTDSTPIPPADWEALIGQIAQEIYAEHTPARILEVRSKLYDLLTHCIPPTTILKTLAFKLIALVDDGLKGEVIQWAAFYEHRVKTGTKVIFHLEAFVAKFMRIVEMYLMSMDMDM; this is translated from the exons ATGGCACTCATTGTTGACAAGCACCGACCTCGGTCACTCGATGCCCTTAcatatcatgatgagctATCAGAGCGACTTCGCTCTCTT GCCCAGAACGGTGACGTTCCCCATTTGCTTGTATACGGCCCTTCAggtgctggcaagaagacaCGAATTGTCGCCACGCTGAAAGAGCTCTACGGACCTGGTgtggagaagatcaagatcgatgCCCGAGTATTCCAGACAAGCAGCAACCGAAAGCTCGAGTTCAACATTGTCGCTTCCATCTACCATCTTGAGATCACACCATCTGATGTTGGAAACTATGACAGAGTTGTCGTTCAGGATCTTCTAAAGGAAGTAGCCCAAACACAGCAGGTGGATCAGTCAGCCAGGCAAAAGTTCAAGGTTGTGGTCATCAACGAAGCAGACCACCTCACAAGGGACGCCCAAGCAGCTCTACGACGAACGATGGAGAAGTACTCGCCCAATCTTCGACTGATCCTCTTGGCGAATTCGACTGCCAATATTATTGCTCCGATTCGTTCAAGAACTCTATTGGTCAGGGTGGCGGCCCCAACTCACGAGGAGATATGCAACGTGCTGGCCGTgtcggccaagaaggagaactGGCCCGTTGTCCAAGGCCTACATCAGCGAATAGCAGAGGAAAGCGGGCGAAACCTACGACGAGCCTTGCTTATGTATGAAGCTGTCCATGCACAGAA TGATAAGGTCACAGACAGCACACCCATTCCACCCGCTGATTGGGAAGCCCTCATCGGCCAGATCGCACAAGAAATCTACGCGGAACATACACCAGCCAGGATCCTGGAAGTACGATCGAAGCTCTACGATTTGTTGACACACTGCATCCCTCCAACTACCATTCTCAAGACTTTGGCATTCAAGCTGattgctcttgttgatgatggactgAAAGGCGAGGTGATTCAATGGGCGGCCTTTTATGAACATCGTGTCAAGACAGGTACAAAGGTCATCTTCCACCTAGAGGCCTTTGTAGCCAAGTTCATGAGAATTGTCGAGATGTATTTGATGAgtatggatatggatatgtAA
- a CDS encoding acetyl-coenzyme A synthetase, producing MAAAVEHARVHHELNASTPESIPKSSIPAAMASPAPAPAPAAAETVSLKSEETQAPAKETKGPVVAEAHLVDTYHPPQRMFAKHPHRPHLANLEEYKRLYKESITQPEKFWAERARELISWDNDFKTTQSGSLLNADVSYFNEGRLNASYNCVDRHAFKDPDRVAIIYEADEPSEGRNVTYGELLREVSRTAWVLKQMGVRKGDTVAIYLPMIPEAIIALMACVRIGAVHSVIFAGFSSDSLRDRVVDAGSKVVITTDEGKRGGKLIGTKKIVDDALKQCPAVENVLVYKRTGSEIPWTSGRDFWWHEEVEKWPNYFPPEPVASEDPLFLLYTSGSTGKPKGVLHTTAGYLLGAAMTGKYVFDIHEGDRYFCGGDVGWITGHTYVVYAPLMLGVSTVVFEGTPAYPNFSRYWDIIEKHDVTQFYVAPTALRLLKRAGDEHVRGKFAHLRVLGSVGEPIAAEIWKWYFEVIGKEECHIVDTYWQTESGSHVITPLAGITPTKPGSCSLPFFGVEPALIDPVSGEEIHGNDVEGVLTFKQSWPSMARTVWGAHNRYKETYLDVYKGYYFTGDGAARDHEGFYWIRGRVDDVVNVSGHRLSTAEIEAALLEHHAVADAAVVGIADELTGQAVNAFVDLEKNVEATDALRKELIVQVRKSIGPFAAPKAVYIVPDMPKTRSGKIMRRVLRKIVAGEEDQLGDTTTLSDPSVVDKIIKAVHDAKRK from the exons ATGGCAGCCGCTGTTGAACACGCCCGCGTGCATCATGAACTCAATGCTTCAACTCCCGAGTCCATCCCCAAAAGTTCGATTCCTGCCGCCATGGCCTctcccgctcccgctcccgcCCCTGCAGCCGCTGAGACTGTCTCATTGAAGAGTGAAGAAACACAAGCTCCTGCCAAAGAGACTAAAGGCCCTGTAGTTGCTGAAGCACATCTCGTTGATACATACC ACCCTCCTCAGCGCATGTTTGCTA AACACCCCCACCGGCCCCACCTTGCCA ATCTCGAGGAGTATAAGCGACTCTACAAGGAATCCATCACACAACCCGAAAAGTTCTGGGCTGAACGCGCACGTGAACTCATCTCATGGGACAACGACTTCAAGACCACCCAAAGTGGTTCACTTCTGAATGCTGATGTCTCATACTTCAACGAAGGCCGCCTGAATGCCTCATACAACTGTGTTGACCGTCACGCTTTCAAGGATCCCGATCGTGTTGCCATCATCTACGAGGCTGATGAGCCCAGTGAGGGACGCAATGTTACGTATGGCGAGCTACTGCGGGAAGTCTCTCGAACTGCTTGGGTTCTCAAGCAGATGGGTGTCCGCAAGGGTGATACTGTCGCTATCTACCTACCCATGATTCctgaagccatcatcgcACTTATGGCCTGTGTTCGTATTGGCGCAGTTCATTCAGTTATCTTTGCTGGTTTCTCCTCCGACTCCCTGCGCGATCGTGTTGTCGATGCTGGCTCCAAGGTCGTCATCACAACTGATGAAGGCAAGCGAGGCGGCAAGTTGATTggcaccaagaagattgtcgacGATGCTCTCAAGCAGTGCCCTGCTGTTGAGAATGTTCTTGTCTATAAGCGCACAGGCTCAGAGATCCCCTGGACCAGCGGCCGTGACTTCTGGTGGCAtgaggaggttgagaagTGGCCCAACTACTTCCCTCCTGAGCCTGTCGCTTCCGAAGACCCCTTATTCCTTCTCTACACTTCTGGTTCCACTGGCAAGCCCAAGGGTGTTTTGCACACGACAGCCGGATATCTCCTTGGTGCCGCCATGACTGGCAAGTATGTCTTTGATATCCATGAGGGCGATAGATACTTCTGCGGCGGTGACGTCGGCTGGATCACCGGTCATACTTATGTCGTTTATGCTCCCCTGATGCTCGGTGTATCCACTGTCGTCTTTGAGGGTACACCCGCCTACCCTAACTTCTCGCGATACTGGGACATTATTGAGAAGCACGACGTTACCCAGTTTTACGTCGCCCCCACCGCTCTGAGACTGTTGAAGCGTGCTGGCGATGAGCATGTCCGAGGAAAGTTCGCTCATCTTCGGGTACTAGGCTCTGTCGGCGAGCCTATCGCTGCCGAGATCTGGAAGTGGTACTTTGAGGTTATTGGAAAGGAGGAGTGCCACATCGTCGAC ACATACTGGCAAACCGAGTCTGGCTCCCATGTTATCACCCCCCTAGCTGGAATTACTCCAACTAAGCCCGGCAGTTGCTCGCTGCCTttctttggtgttgagccTGCCCTTATCGATCCAGTTTCCGGTGAAGAGATTCATGGAAACGATGTCGAGGGCGTTCTGACATTTAAGCAATCTTGGCCCAGCATGGCTCGTACTGTCTGGGGAGCCCATAACCGGTATAAGGAGACTTACCTTGACGTCTACAAGGGCTACTACTTTACTGGAGATGGTGCTGCCCGAGACCACGAGGGTTTCTACTGGATTCGAGGTCGTGTTGATGACGTTGTCAACGTCAGTGGTCATCGTCTATCGACTGCCGAAATCGAGGCAGCGCTATTGGAACACCATGCCGTTGCTGACGCAGCAGTTGTCGGTATCGCTGATGAGCTTACCGGCCAGGCTGTCAACGCatttgttgatcttgagaagaatgttgaaGCAACCGATGCTCTACGCAAGGAACTGATTGTTCAAGTACGCAAGAGCATTGGACCTTTTGCAGCACCCAAGGCCGTATACATTGTGCCGGATATGCCTAAGACGCGAAGCGGCAAGATTATGCGACGAgtgttgagaaagattgttgctggagaagaagaccagcTTGGAGATACCACTACT CTATCGGATCCTTCTGTTgtggacaagatcatcaaggctgtTCATGATGCCAAGCGCAAGTga
- a CDS encoding calcium/calmodulin-dependent protein kinase type I, which yields MDSAARQQPQVQPCRYKVGKTLGAGSYSVVKECVHIDTGRYYAAKVINKRLMAGREHMVRNEIAVLKKVSMGHQNILTLVDYFETMNNLYLVTDLALGGELFDRICRKGSYFESDAADLVRATLSAVAYLHDHGIVHRDLKPENLLFRTPEDNADLLIADFGLSRIMDEEQFHVLTTTCGTPGYMAPEIFKKTGHGKPVDLWALGVITYFLLCGYTPFDRDSDFEEMQAILNADYSFTPIEYWRGVSAHAKDFIQRCLTIDSTKRITAHEALQHPFVAGFINAEGESQNLLPNIKKNFNARRTLHAAIDTVRAINKLREAQSGLMDGARSKEPSRGAAQQTPTNRKVDSAISIGNNQPKDSGYGTQTENDVVMGNTSASNVPSSLQPGNNGNRVIETSKGLWSAAKR from the exons ATGGATTCCGCagctcgtcaacaacctcaagttcaacCTTGTAGATACAAGGTCGGCAAGACGTTGGGGGCTGGCTCCTATTCCGTCGTCAAAGAATGTGTCCACATCGATACCGGCCGCTACTATGccgccaaggtcatcaatAAGCGGCTTATGGCTGGTCGCGAACACATG GTTCGCAACGAAATCGCTGTCCTGAAAAAGGTCTCCATGGGCCACCAGAACATCCTCACCCTTGTCGACTACTTCGAGACCATGAATAACCTCTATCTCGTTACTGATCTTGCCCTGGGTGGTGAGCTTTTCGATCGGATCTGCCGAAAGGGTTCCTACTTCGAATCAGATGCTGCTGACTTGGTTCGCGCTACACTGTCAGCTGTCGCTTACCTACATGACCATGGCATTGTTCATCGCGACTTGAAGCCAGAGAACCTACTTTTCCGGACGCCCGAGGACAACGCAGACTTGCTTATTGCAGACTTTGGACTTTCACGAATTATGGATGAGGAACAGTTCCACGTTCTGACTACAACCTGCGGTACCCCTGGTTATATGGCCCccgagatcttcaagaagacTGGTCACGGCAAGCCTGTAGATCTCTGGGCTCTCGGTGTCATCACATACTTCTTACTTTGTGGTTACACTCCTTTCGATCGCGACTCTGACTTTGAAGAGATGCAGGCCATCCTCAACGCAGATTACAGCTTTACTCCTATCGAATACTGGCGTGGTGTTTCCGCCCATGCCAAGGATTTCATTCAACGGTGTTTGACAATTGATTCCACGAAGCGCATTACTGCTCACGAGGCTCTACAACATCCATTCGTCGCTGGCTTCATCAATGCTGAGGGCGAGAGTCAGAACTTGCTGCCTAACATTAAGAAGAACTTCAACGCTCGTCGAACTCTGCACGCGGCAATCGATACTGTCCGTGCAATCAACAAGTTGCGCGAGGCGCAAAGCGGTCTGATGGATGGAGCTCGTTCAAAGGAGCCCAGTAGGGGCGCAGCCCAACAGACCCCTACCAACCGAAAGGTAGACAGCGCCATCTCTATTGGCAACAATCAGCCCAAGGACAGCGGCTATGGAACACAAACCGAAAATGACGTGGTTATGGGCAACACTTCAGCATCCAACGTCCCATCCTCGTTGCAACCCGGCAACAACGGAAATCGAGTTATCGAAACTTCCAAAGGTCTCTGGAGCGCAGCGAAGAGGTAG